One region of Mesobacillus boroniphilus genomic DNA includes:
- a CDS encoding aldo/keto reductase, with translation MKRRKLGTSDLFVSEIGLGCMSLGTNFLKAQAVVEAALEEGINYFDTADLYDFGENEKIVGQALKNVREQVIIATKAGNRWTDTKDKWTWDPSKAYIKEAVKQSLKRLDTDYIDLYQLHGGTIEDNIDETIEAFEELKDEGYIKYYGISSIRPNVIREYAQKSNIVSVMMQYSILDRRPEEIALPLLHDQNISVVTRGTVAKGMLSDRMLEKAASKGYLDYSYDELEVVLPLLKEKVASTRSLAEAAVQYNLANPAVASIVAGASTPEQIKENARSANSSSLSVEEINLIKSITKANKYEQHR, from the coding sequence ATGAAAAGACGGAAACTAGGTACATCTGATTTGTTTGTCAGTGAAATCGGCCTTGGATGCATGTCGCTTGGAACGAATTTCCTAAAGGCACAGGCAGTGGTTGAAGCTGCGCTGGAGGAAGGGATCAACTATTTTGATACCGCAGATTTATATGATTTTGGAGAGAATGAAAAGATAGTCGGACAAGCGTTAAAGAATGTCAGGGAGCAGGTCATCATTGCTACGAAAGCTGGCAATCGGTGGACAGACACGAAGGACAAATGGACCTGGGATCCATCAAAGGCTTACATTAAAGAGGCCGTCAAGCAAAGCTTGAAAAGACTGGATACCGATTATATTGACCTTTATCAGCTGCACGGCGGGACAATTGAAGACAACATTGATGAAACCATCGAGGCCTTTGAAGAATTGAAAGATGAAGGATATATCAAATATTATGGCATCTCGTCCATTAGGCCTAATGTCATTCGTGAATATGCCCAAAAATCAAACATCGTCTCTGTCATGATGCAATACAGCATACTTGACCGCCGCCCTGAAGAAATAGCACTCCCGCTCCTTCATGACCAAAACATCAGTGTGGTAACGAGAGGTACGGTAGCTAAAGGCATGCTGAGTGACAGAATGCTCGAAAAGGCAGCTTCCAAAGGGTACCTTGATTACAGCTACGACGAATTGGAAGTGGTTCTTCCTTTATTGAAAGAGAAGGTCGCTTCAACTAGATCTCTTGCCGAGGCCGCCGTTCAGTATAATTTAGCCAACCCTGCAGTAGCTTCCATTGTCGCTGGAGCAAGCACCCCTGAACAAATCAAGGAAAATGCCAGGTCTGCGAATTCCTCTTCCCTGTCTGTCGAAGAAATCAATTTAATTAAGTCAATTACGAAGGCAAACAAATATGAGCAGCATAGATAA
- a CDS encoding endonuclease Q family protein, which yields MQEYFVDLHIHIGRTKSGRAVKITGAKSLTFSNIIRHARDYKGLNMIGVIDSHSPEVLDEMEDLLKAGELKEHPEGGLNYGGMSVILGSELEINDGSTQGPIHVLCYLPSLQSMRTFSKWLENHMKNIHLSSQRVYIAGRVLQKKVKDLGGIFIPAHVFTPFKSLYGKGVMSSLSEVFDSDMIDGVELGLSSDTQMADQLAELHQYPFVTNSDAHSLAKIAREYQKIEMVEPSFRELKLALKQSEGRGIKANYGLDPQLGKYHRTVCGECLAYSPTFDDACTECGSVKKVKGVADRIQELRSSEGNQEARPPYIHQVPLEFIPGLGPKMLEKLMDHFGTEMAVLHSVPLDSLKQVISERTAVTIDKARKGQLAFHAGGGGKYGKITD from the coding sequence ATGCAAGAATACTTCGTTGACCTACACATTCATATTGGCAGGACGAAATCAGGCCGAGCTGTAAAAATCACCGGAGCAAAATCCCTGACGTTCAGCAATATCATCCGCCACGCCAGGGACTATAAAGGGTTGAATATGATAGGGGTCATTGATAGCCATTCACCAGAAGTCCTTGATGAAATGGAAGACTTGCTTAAAGCAGGTGAGCTGAAGGAACACCCTGAAGGCGGATTGAACTATGGTGGGATGAGTGTCATCCTTGGTTCCGAGCTTGAGATAAATGATGGAAGCACCCAAGGTCCTATCCATGTACTATGCTATCTGCCCAGCTTGCAATCGATGAGAACTTTTTCAAAATGGCTTGAAAACCACATGAAAAATATCCATTTAAGCTCTCAAAGAGTCTATATTGCTGGACGTGTTTTGCAAAAGAAGGTTAAGGATCTTGGAGGTATTTTTATTCCCGCTCATGTATTTACACCCTTCAAAAGTTTGTACGGAAAAGGGGTGATGAGTTCTCTTTCAGAGGTGTTTGATTCAGATATGATCGATGGAGTCGAATTGGGTTTAAGTTCAGATACACAAATGGCTGACCAGCTTGCTGAGCTTCACCAATATCCGTTTGTAACGAATTCCGACGCCCATTCTCTTGCGAAAATTGCGCGAGAATACCAGAAAATTGAAATGGTTGAGCCATCTTTCCGTGAGCTGAAACTTGCATTGAAACAATCGGAAGGCAGGGGGATCAAAGCAAATTACGGTCTGGATCCGCAGCTTGGAAAGTATCATCGTACAGTCTGTGGGGAATGCCTCGCATACAGTCCTACATTTGATGATGCGTGTACTGAATGCGGTTCTGTTAAAAAGGTGAAAGGTGTTGCCGACAGAATACAGGAACTAAGGTCTTCAGAGGGGAATCAGGAGGCAAGGCCGCCATATATCCACCAGGTGCCCCTCGAATTCATTCCAGGCCTTGGACCGAAAATGCTAGAAAAGCTTATGGACCATTTCGGTACAGAAATGGCCGTCCTTCATTCAGTGCCTCTCGATTCTTTAAAACAGGTCATTTCGGAAAGGACAGCCGTAACCATAGATAAGGCACGAAAAGGCCAGCTCGCCTTTCACGCAGGCGGAGGAGGCAAATACGGGAAAATAACAGATTAA
- a CDS encoding pyrimidine-nucleoside phosphorylase, with protein sequence MRMVDVIEKKRDGHELSTEEIQFFIDGYTAGSIPDYQISALTMAIFFQGMTEKERADLTMAMVKSGDQIDLSAIEGVKVDKHSTGGVGDTTTLVLGPLVAALGVPVAKMSGRGLGHTGGTIDKLEAVEGFHVEIDNEEFINLVNKNKIAVIGQSGNLTPADKKLYSLRDVTATVDSIPLIASSIMSKKIAAGADAIVLDVKTGAGAFMKTIEDSRELAKAMVGIGNNVGRRTMAVISDMSQPLGFAIGNALEVKEAIDTLKGEGPEDLTELCLTLGSHMVFLAGKAESLGEARSKLEEVIKNGSALETFKVFLASQGGDASVVDDPSKLPQAKYKFELEAKEAGYVSEIVADEVGTAAMLLGAGRATKESEIDLAVGLLLRKKIGDKVEKGESLLTIYSNFEDVNEVKEMLYENIKISSEHVDAPILVHEEITE encoded by the coding sequence ATGAGAATGGTTGACGTTATAGAGAAAAAGCGAGACGGACATGAATTATCAACTGAAGAAATTCAATTTTTTATTGATGGCTATACAGCAGGCTCGATTCCTGATTATCAGATAAGTGCGCTGACAATGGCGATTTTCTTTCAAGGAATGACGGAGAAAGAACGTGCAGATCTTACGATGGCAATGGTGAAGTCTGGTGATCAAATTGACCTTTCTGCAATAGAAGGCGTTAAGGTCGACAAACACTCTACTGGCGGTGTGGGCGATACAACAACTCTTGTATTAGGTCCATTAGTTGCAGCTTTAGGTGTTCCAGTAGCAAAAATGTCTGGACGCGGCCTTGGTCATACAGGCGGAACAATCGATAAGCTTGAGGCAGTTGAAGGGTTCCATGTCGAAATCGACAATGAGGAATTCATCAATCTAGTGAATAAAAATAAAATTGCGGTAATCGGCCAAAGCGGAAACTTAACTCCGGCTGATAAAAAGCTTTATTCATTGCGTGATGTAACCGCAACAGTAGACAGTATCCCGCTCATCGCCAGCTCAATCATGAGCAAGAAGATTGCCGCAGGGGCTGACGCGATTGTCCTGGATGTTAAAACAGGTGCAGGCGCATTCATGAAGACTATCGAAGATTCACGTGAACTGGCTAAAGCGATGGTAGGCATCGGTAATAATGTTGGCCGCAGGACTATGGCTGTTATTTCAGATATGAGCCAGCCCCTCGGGTTTGCAATCGGTAATGCTTTAGAGGTCAAGGAAGCAATTGATACATTGAAGGGTGAAGGCCCAGAAGACCTTACAGAACTTTGCTTGACGCTTGGAAGCCACATGGTATTCCTTGCTGGCAAAGCTGAGTCTCTTGGAGAAGCACGCAGCAAGCTAGAAGAAGTAATCAAGAACGGGTCCGCTCTTGAAACATTCAAAGTATTCCTGGCATCTCAGGGCGGCGATGCTTCTGTTGTTGATGATCCAAGCAAGCTTCCTCAGGCAAAGTACAAGTTCGAACTTGAAGCGAAAGAAGCAGGCTATGTTTCAGAAATCGTAGCTGATGAAGTTGGAACTGCTGCAATGCTTCTAGGTGCAGGAAGAGCGACGAAGGAATCTGAAATCGATTTGGCAGTAGGCCTTCTGCTTCGCAAGAAAATTGGCGATAAGGTAGAAAAGGGTGAATCGCTCCTGACCATCTACAGTAATTTCGAGGACGTTAATGAAGTAAAAGAAATGCTGTATGAAAATATCAAGATCTCAAGCGAACATGTCGATGCGCCAATTTTGGTGCACGAAGAAATTACAGAATAA
- the xerD gene encoding site-specific tyrosine recombinase XerD — translation MEDRLDDFIHFLVVEKGLSKNTIVSYKRDLNSYITYLKNVEQLGDFNGVQRPQIVHFLGHLKDTGKSSKTLARHIASIRAFHHFLLREKAVDNDPTVHIESPQHERSLPKVLSMEEVETLLDSPKLTDHFGYRDKAMLEMMYATGIRVSELIGLKLSDVHLTMGFVRCMGKGSKERIIPIGKTASDAIEQYLEKGRPKLVSKKHKEDSLFLNHHGKGLSRQGFWKILKRLATEAGIEKELTPHTMRHSFATHLLENGADLRAVQEMLGHADISTTQIYTHVTKTRLKDVYTKFHPRA, via the coding sequence ATGGAAGACAGGCTCGACGACTTTATCCACTTTTTAGTTGTAGAAAAGGGACTTTCGAAAAACACGATCGTATCCTATAAACGAGATTTGAATAGCTATATCACATATCTGAAAAATGTTGAACAGCTTGGGGACTTTAATGGCGTGCAGCGCCCTCAGATTGTACATTTTCTAGGTCATTTGAAGGACACAGGCAAATCGTCAAAAACATTGGCAAGACATATAGCTTCGATTAGGGCATTCCATCATTTCCTGCTTCGGGAAAAGGCGGTTGACAATGATCCAACTGTCCACATCGAGAGCCCTCAGCATGAACGGTCCTTACCTAAGGTATTGAGCATGGAAGAGGTAGAAACACTTCTCGACAGCCCGAAGCTGACTGACCATTTTGGCTATCGAGATAAGGCGATGCTGGAAATGATGTATGCCACTGGGATCCGCGTGAGTGAGCTAATTGGGCTGAAATTATCTGATGTCCATCTGACAATGGGATTTGTCCGCTGCATGGGGAAAGGGAGCAAGGAAAGGATCATCCCGATTGGCAAAACAGCTTCTGATGCAATCGAGCAATACCTTGAAAAGGGCAGGCCAAAACTGGTGTCAAAAAAACATAAGGAAGACTCTTTATTTTTGAATCACCATGGGAAAGGCCTATCACGACAGGGTTTCTGGAAAATTCTCAAACGGCTTGCCACAGAAGCGGGGATTGAGAAAGAATTGACTCCGCACACAATGCGCCATTCATTTGCCACCCACCTGCTAGAAAATGGAGCAGATCTTCGTGCTGTGCAAGAAATGCTGGGTCATGCGGATATTTCGACAACACAAATTTATACGCATGTGACAAAGACGAGGTTAAAGGACGTTTATACAAAATTCCATCCCCGTGCCTGA
- a CDS encoding YqzK family protein — protein MKSWFGLVLHTLKVFILFTGCTILFYYGIMWINEEYESYHRYDAPEGAAIKVSGTFDEEKGSMFERLILFYLNGE, from the coding sequence ATGAAATCGTGGTTCGGATTGGTCCTGCATACATTAAAGGTGTTTATATTATTCACTGGATGCACAATCTTATTTTATTATGGTATCATGTGGATTAACGAAGAATATGAAAGCTATCATCGGTATGACGCGCCAGAGGGAGCAGCCATAAAGGTGTCAGGTACTTTTGACGAAGAAAAAGGAAGTATGTTTGAAAGGCTGATACTGTTTTATCTGAATGGAGAGTAA
- a CDS encoding purine-nucleoside phosphorylase — protein MDYNQIQTAASFINEKLKQQPIIGLILGSGLGVLADDIENPVKIPYNEIPGFPVSTVEGHAGQLVCGQLSGVEVIAMQGRFHYYEGYSMDKVTFPVRVMKELGIEKLIVTNAAGGVNESFEPGDLVIITDHINNMGTNPLIGPNDSRFGVRFPDMSEAYSKNLRKVAKEVADKNNLQIKEGVYVGNPGPVYETPAEVRMIRTMGGDAVGMSTVPEVIVARHSGLEVLGISCISNMAAGILDQPLSHDEVIETTEKVKSSFLLLVNEIVKKIGEK, from the coding sequence ATGGATTACAATCAAATTCAAACAGCAGCATCTTTTATTAATGAAAAGCTTAAGCAGCAGCCAATAATCGGGTTGATTCTTGGTTCTGGACTGGGTGTTCTTGCTGATGACATCGAAAACCCGGTTAAGATTCCTTACAACGAGATCCCGGGCTTCCCGGTTTCCACTGTAGAAGGCCACGCAGGACAGTTGGTTTGCGGACAGCTTAGTGGTGTGGAAGTAATCGCAATGCAAGGACGTTTCCATTATTACGAAGGCTATAGCATGGATAAGGTTACTTTCCCGGTGCGCGTCATGAAAGAACTTGGAATTGAAAAACTGATCGTTACGAACGCCGCTGGCGGTGTGAATGAGAGTTTTGAGCCTGGAGATTTAGTGATTATTACAGACCATATCAATAATATGGGAACAAATCCGTTGATCGGGCCAAACGATTCGCGTTTTGGCGTACGTTTCCCGGATATGAGCGAAGCATACTCTAAGAACTTAAGAAAAGTTGCTAAAGAAGTAGCTGACAAGAACAACCTCCAGATTAAAGAGGGTGTGTATGTCGGTAATCCGGGACCGGTTTACGAAACGCCTGCTGAAGTGAGGATGATTCGTACCATGGGCGGAGACGCAGTCGGAATGTCCACAGTACCAGAAGTCATTGTAGCAAGGCACTCAGGGTTGGAAGTGCTCGGCATTTCCTGCATCTCAAATATGGCAGCCGGAATCCTCGATCAGCCATTAAGCCATGATGAAGTAATTGAAACGACTGAAAAAGTGAAATCAAGCTTCCTTTTACTAGTGAATGAAATTGTGAAGAAGATAGGGGAAAAATAA
- the spoIIM gene encoding stage II sporulation protein M yields MKKRRYQDVAVTHLREYSSIYLFVIVLFLMGVIFGAVIVNSLSFTQKEDLFYYLSQFFGQAASGKVADGKDLFLQSFLHNGKFIGLIWILGVSIIGLPVILILLFMKGMVVGFTVGFLVNQMQWDGFLLSFVSILPQNFIIIPVFIITAAMAVTFSLKMIRNQFMKKINQPIMPQFFRYIFSFVAALVFLAVAAGVEAYLSPALLKAVINSIN; encoded by the coding sequence ATGAAGAAACGAAGGTACCAGGACGTCGCAGTAACCCATTTAAGAGAATATTCCTCAATCTATCTTTTTGTCATTGTCCTGTTTTTGATGGGAGTCATCTTTGGGGCAGTAATAGTGAACAGCCTCAGCTTCACTCAAAAAGAAGATTTATTCTATTATTTATCGCAATTTTTTGGCCAGGCTGCTTCTGGGAAAGTAGCAGACGGTAAGGATTTATTTTTGCAGAGCTTTTTACACAATGGAAAATTCATTGGACTAATCTGGATTCTCGGAGTATCAATCATAGGACTTCCCGTCATATTGATCCTGCTTTTCATGAAGGGGATGGTCGTTGGTTTCACAGTTGGCTTTCTCGTCAACCAAATGCAATGGGACGGGTTTCTGTTATCATTTGTTTCCATCCTGCCGCAAAACTTTATCATTATTCCAGTATTCATTATAACGGCAGCAATGGCGGTGACTTTTTCATTGAAAATGATCCGGAACCAATTCATGAAGAAAATCAACCAGCCGATTATGCCGCAGTTTTTTAGATATATCTTTTCATTTGTGGCCGCGCTTGTATTCCTGGCTGTGGCTGCAGGGGTGGAGGCATATTTATCACCGGCACTATTGAAAGCGGTCATCAACTCAATTAATTAA
- a CDS encoding Fur family transcriptional regulator codes for MENRIERIKKQLHSSSYKLTPQREATVRVLLEHEEDHLSAEDVYLLVKEKSPEIGLATVYRTLELLTELKIVDKINFGDGVSRYDLRQEGAAHFHHHLVCIECGAVDEIQDDLLEDVEEIVERDWKFKIKDHRLTFHGICHRCQEKETAET; via the coding sequence ATGGAAAACAGAATTGAGAGAATCAAGAAACAGCTGCATTCGTCCAGCTATAAATTAACGCCGCAGCGTGAAGCTACCGTTCGCGTGTTGCTTGAACATGAAGAAGACCACTTGAGTGCGGAAGATGTTTATTTGCTTGTCAAAGAAAAATCTCCTGAAATCGGTTTGGCAACAGTATACCGGACACTTGAACTGCTGACTGAACTTAAAATTGTCGATAAAATCAACTTCGGGGACGGCGTATCTCGTTACGATCTCCGCCAGGAAGGCGCTGCCCATTTCCACCACCACCTTGTCTGCATCGAATGCGGAGCAGTGGATGAAATCCAGGACGACCTTCTTGAAGATGTGGAAGAAATCGTTGAAAGAGACTGGAAGTTTAAAATCAAAGACCACCGCCTGACTTTCCATGGTATTTGCCACAGATGCCAGGAAAAAGAAACGGCTGAAACTTAA
- a CDS encoding YqkE family protein has product MKKKQKRQQPVKKEEKPATLGDLLNQDIMQKLKAQQQQLKEEEEKEKQAELERKKEEKRLREKNKSFEELLSESEMDWKKFK; this is encoded by the coding sequence ATGAAAAAGAAACAAAAACGCCAGCAACCGGTAAAAAAAGAGGAAAAGCCAGCAACACTGGGTGACCTCCTGAATCAGGATATCATGCAAAAGCTAAAAGCACAGCAACAACAATTAAAGGAAGAGGAAGAAAAGGAAAAGCAGGCTGAATTGGAGCGCAAGAAGGAAGAGAAGCGTTTAAGGGAAAAGAACAAATCGTTTGAAGAGTTGCTTTCCGAAAGCGAAATGGATTGGAAGAAATTCAAATGA
- the deoB gene encoding phosphopentomutase, with protein MSNTYKRVFLIVMDSVGIGEAPDAEKFGDKGSHTLGHIGEKMNGLNMPNMGKLGLSNIEEIKGIAPADKPLAYYTKMEEASNGKDTMTGHWEIMGLNIQTPFQVFPDGFPDELIAELESRTGRKVIGNKPASGTEILVELGEEHMKTGALIVYTSADSVLQIAAHEEIIPIEELYDICKIARELTLDEKYMVGRVIARPFEGEPGDFKRTSNRHDYALKPFGRTVMNELKDAELDVLAIGKISDIYDGEGITESLRTVSNMDGMDKLLQTLDQDFTGLSFLNLVDFDALFGHRRDPEGYGKALEEYDARLPEVFEKLKEDDLLIITADHGNDPVHQGTDHTREYVPLLVYSKGMSEGKELPVRKTFADIGATVAENFNVKMPEHGTSFLKELK; from the coding sequence ATGTCGAATACATATAAAAGAGTATTTTTAATCGTCATGGATTCAGTCGGGATCGGAGAAGCACCAGACGCGGAAAAGTTTGGGGATAAAGGTTCCCATACACTGGGCCATATCGGAGAAAAAATGAACGGATTGAACATGCCCAACATGGGCAAACTCGGCCTTAGCAATATCGAGGAAATCAAAGGTATCGCACCTGCTGACAAGCCACTGGCATATTATACAAAGATGGAAGAGGCTTCTAACGGAAAAGATACAATGACAGGACACTGGGAAATCATGGGCCTGAATATCCAGACGCCATTCCAGGTGTTCCCTGATGGGTTCCCGGATGAGTTGATAGCTGAACTCGAATCACGTACCGGCAGGAAGGTTATCGGCAACAAACCAGCAAGCGGAACTGAAATCCTTGTGGAGCTAGGCGAAGAGCATATGAAGACAGGCGCGCTAATCGTATATACATCTGCTGATTCAGTTCTGCAGATTGCTGCTCATGAAGAAATCATTCCAATAGAAGAGCTTTATGATATTTGTAAAATTGCAAGAGAACTGACACTTGATGAAAAATACATGGTCGGCAGAGTCATTGCAAGACCTTTTGAGGGCGAACCAGGCGATTTCAAACGTACTTCCAATCGCCATGACTATGCGCTGAAGCCATTCGGCAGAACAGTAATGAACGAGTTGAAGGATGCTGAACTAGATGTGTTGGCTATTGGAAAGATTTCTGATATCTATGACGGTGAAGGGATAACTGAATCACTGCGTACTGTGTCAAATATGGACGGTATGGATAAGTTGCTTCAAACTTTAGATCAGGACTTCACAGGATTAAGCTTCCTGAATCTTGTTGATTTTGATGCATTGTTCGGACATCGCCGCGATCCAGAAGGATATGGAAAGGCGCTAGAAGAATATGATGCACGACTTCCTGAAGTATTTGAGAAATTGAAAGAAGATGACCTTCTTATCATTACAGCGGACCACGGCAATGATCCGGTTCACCAAGGAACAGATCACACACGTGAATACGTGCCGCTCCTTGTTTACTCAAAGGGAATGAGTGAAGGAAAAGAACTGCCTGTCCGTAAAACATTTGCTGATATTGGTGCAACTGTAGCAGAAAACTTTAATGTGAAAATGCCTGAACATGGCACTAGCTTCCTCAAGGAATTGAAATAA
- a CDS encoding NUDIX hydrolase, producing the protein MKSLEEKTLKTEHVFTGKVISVQVDDVKLPNGKTSKREIVKHPGAVAVIPVTADHKIIMVEQYRKALERTIIEIPAGKLEAGEKPEICAARELEEETGYECANMEWLISFYTSPGFADEIIHVYKATGLSKKANPAAADEDEFVNLIEITLEEAIQLVKEQRIFDAKTAFAVQHLQLQEALDK; encoded by the coding sequence ATGAAATCTCTTGAAGAAAAAACATTGAAGACGGAGCATGTTTTTACCGGAAAGGTCATTAGCGTGCAAGTAGATGATGTAAAATTGCCAAATGGAAAAACATCAAAAAGGGAGATCGTCAAGCATCCAGGGGCAGTCGCGGTCATTCCGGTCACAGCTGATCATAAAATTATCATGGTTGAACAATATAGGAAGGCACTTGAAAGGACGATTATCGAGATTCCCGCAGGCAAGCTTGAGGCAGGTGAGAAGCCAGAAATTTGTGCTGCCCGTGAACTCGAAGAAGAGACGGGCTATGAATGCGCAAATATGGAATGGCTTATCTCTTTCTACACATCTCCAGGGTTCGCAGATGAAATCATTCATGTGTATAAAGCAACAGGGCTATCTAAAAAAGCTAATCCAGCAGCAGCGGATGAGGACGAATTTGTCAACTTGATAGAGATAACACTTGAAGAGGCGATCCAGCTTGTGAAAGAACAAAGGATCTTTGACGCAAAAACGGCATTTGCAGTACAGCACCTGCAATTGCAGGAGGCATTAGATAAGTAA
- a CDS encoding D-alanyl-D-alanine carboxypeptidase family protein gives MKKLTSVLLVFMMGAVVISPKGYANEGDPGLADDASSAILIERDTGQVLFDKNSHEKLPPASMTKIMTMLLIMEALDEGRLKMDEKVRASEYAASMGGSQIFLEAGEEMTVEQLLKGIAIGSGNDASVAMAERIGGSEEAFVKMMNDKVKELGLKNSVFKNTTGLPVDGHYSSAYDMAMMAKELLKYEKITKFTGRYEDYLREDTDKKFWLVNTNKLVRFYPGVDGLKTGFTNEAKYCLTATAQKDGMRAIAVVFGAPTSKVRNAQVTKMLDYAFSQYQTHPMFKKGHPLGKAVISKGDKKTINAVTSESVSLLTKKGADVKDVKQKITLNKSLKAPVEKGDRVGTLKLVKDGKTLAETPLVADATVEKASWWILYKRSFGMFTRAGSQQ, from the coding sequence CTGAAAAAGTTAACGAGTGTACTGCTTGTTTTTATGATGGGCGCTGTAGTTATATCCCCGAAAGGATATGCCAATGAAGGAGACCCGGGACTGGCAGACGATGCGAGTTCAGCTATTTTGATTGAACGTGACACTGGTCAGGTTCTTTTTGATAAGAACAGTCATGAAAAGCTTCCACCAGCAAGTATGACCAAAATCATGACGATGCTTTTGATCATGGAAGCACTCGATGAAGGAAGGCTGAAAATGGACGAAAAAGTCCGAGCCAGTGAATACGCAGCTTCAATGGGTGGTTCACAAATATTCCTCGAGGCAGGAGAAGAAATGACCGTCGAGCAATTGCTTAAAGGAATCGCAATTGGTTCCGGAAACGATGCTTCAGTTGCAATGGCTGAACGTATAGGCGGCTCCGAAGAAGCATTCGTAAAAATGATGAATGATAAAGTAAAGGAACTTGGCCTGAAGAATTCAGTTTTCAAGAACACCACCGGATTGCCTGTCGATGGCCATTACAGCTCGGCATATGACATGGCGATGATGGCAAAAGAATTGTTGAAGTACGAAAAAATAACGAAGTTCACAGGAAGGTATGAAGATTATCTTCGTGAGGATACTGATAAGAAATTCTGGCTGGTTAATACTAATAAGCTCGTTCGTTTTTATCCAGGAGTGGATGGCCTGAAAACAGGTTTTACGAATGAAGCAAAATATTGCCTGACTGCTACAGCACAAAAGGATGGTATGCGTGCGATTGCGGTCGTGTTTGGAGCACCAACCTCCAAGGTCAGAAATGCTCAAGTAACAAAAATGCTGGACTATGCTTTCAGTCAATATCAGACACATCCTATGTTCAAGAAAGGACATCCACTAGGAAAAGCAGTGATCAGCAAAGGTGACAAGAAGACAATAAATGCTGTTACATCTGAAAGTGTATCCCTCCTAACCAAAAAAGGAGCAGACGTAAAGGACGTAAAGCAAAAAATCACTTTGAATAAAAGCCTGAAAGCACCCGTAGAAAAAGGCGACAGGGTAGGCACTTTGAAGCTGGTCAAAGACGGAAAAACCCTTGCGGAAACACCTCTTGTTGCCGATGCAACAGTGGAAAAAGCCAGTTGGTGGATCTTATACAAACGCTCATTCGGTATGTTCACGCGGGCCGGTAGCCAACAATAA
- a CDS encoding GrpB family protein codes for MTRRRVEVVPYNPEWKTLFENEKQLLETILEPAEVEIHHIGSTSVPGLSAKPIIDIMLAADSLAQVEKATPAIEAAGYEAKGENGIPGRRYFQKYDENGIRKVHLHSFEKGSHQLYRHLVFRDYLRAHPREASKYAVVKEIAAQKFEYDIESYIDGKSPIVKEIEQKAMLWRPIR; via the coding sequence ATGACCCGAAGAAGAGTGGAAGTAGTTCCATACAATCCAGAGTGGAAAACGCTTTTTGAAAATGAGAAACAGCTTCTGGAAACTATCCTTGAACCGGCAGAGGTAGAAATACACCATATCGGCAGCACATCTGTCCCGGGACTTAGCGCCAAGCCGATCATAGACATCATGTTAGCAGCTGATAGTCTTGCACAAGTGGAAAAGGCGACACCTGCCATTGAGGCTGCTGGTTACGAGGCGAAGGGGGAAAACGGCATCCCTGGACGGCGCTATTTTCAAAAGTATGACGAAAATGGGATTCGGAAAGTTCATTTGCACTCTTTTGAAAAAGGCAGCCATCAATTATACAGGCATCTTGTATTCCGTGATTACTTAAGGGCTCACCCTCGGGAAGCCAGCAAATACGCTGTTGTAAAAGAAATAGCTGCCCAAAAATTTGAATATGACATAGAATCCTATATTGATGGAAAATCTCCGATCGTGAAGGAAATTGAGCAAAAAGCGATGCTTTGGAGACCCATTAGATAA
- the mciZ gene encoding Z-ring formation inhibitor MciZ translates to MKIYVHGQGITLAGKAWEIKRALKEYGKKHELVKDWVETVNHPVRRPE, encoded by the coding sequence ATGAAAATTTATGTCCATGGCCAAGGAATCACTTTAGCCGGCAAAGCATGGGAAATCAAGCGCGCGTTAAAAGAGTATGGCAAAAAGCATGAACTTGTAAAAGATTGGGTTGAGACTGTCAACCATCCTGTTCGCCGTCCAGAATAG